The Pseudoliparis swirei isolate HS2019 ecotype Mariana Trench chromosome 16, NWPU_hadal_v1, whole genome shotgun sequence genome includes a window with the following:
- the zgc:56231 gene encoding kinesin-like protein KIF20A: IDVLVLPRIEMSTAHLKDEDSINMQPVDMDLTSPEQTELPGRPEAQTMRVYLRVRPFSKEELSDGEDQGCFVIENNQTVTLKAPKGSATMKSSEKGIGMSLHKFSFSQICGQEVTQSEFFEDTVKRQMSDFLDGKNALIFSYGVTNAGKTYTIQGTPKEPGILPRVLDASFHYIGGRLYEGMDRKPYLMNDAQYLDLDQVKQERSAKAAIFASVKDECDPLRAGGVSESSSSPSTHFSSSPFSYDQTVFASDSPEAGSSQFALWIAFFEIYNECVYDLLQPPLCSKSKRRAVLRVCDDGVGNAYVKDLKWINIQTLGEASRLLQFGNKNRSAAATKMNQSSSRRQTLFRCVGAISVLKTQPCFPYSHSIFTMKLLKIDGSTVERISEFSLCDLAGSERCNKTKTFGERLREAGNINTSLLTLGKCITALRNNQTDGMKSSNIPFRESKLTKLFQAVFCGKGRASMIVNINQCASTYDETLHVMKFSAVAKQVSLEYITDKPLESPTPCLVGRDGKPLSNGLIDSQALESYLSEEELLDEEDEANMSLLPQNELVNMIESLRIKLLAERRRNLVQEMEIRKEMGDAMLQQLMESEELRIGQIEEQKESYQEKLENTFEMYKDAIKEHAYQCAMNNLEDDFVPLEEFIAVQEKVEALTRKMSELETVTNIERGLCAVPTVDQSSQTQPSKSTEARAEDRGKLLYKEKCALEKMCEDKQQLILSLEKRLMELSETLQKVRDGFLEKSVAVEVLQRKCDDQTKSMAAIRQQSVEQDREIASLKAELATFSQNSPVKPKTKRGLLANIKEAVSSPRTGTPGRPQRKMVKTAHHSAASGQKERD; encoded by the exons ATCGACGTGTTGGTGCTTCCTCGCATCGAGATGAGTACAGCTCATTTGAAGGATGAGGACAGCATCAATATGCAGCCGGTTGACATGGATTTGACTTCACCCGAGCAG ACTGAGCTGCCGGGTAGACCAGAGGCGCAGACCATGAGGGTGTACCTCAGAGTCAGGCCCTTCTCCAAAGAGGAACTCTCTGACGGGGAGGATCAG GGTTGTTTCGTGATTGAAAACAACCAGACGGTGACACTGAAGGCACCAAAGGGTTCTGCCACCATGAAGAGCAGTGAGAAGGGCATCGGCATGTCGCTCCACAAATTCTCCTTCTCACAG ATTTGTGGACAAGAGGTGACTCAGTCCGAGTTTTTTGAGGACACTGTCAAACGCCAAATGTCTGATTTCTTGGATGGAAAGAATGCGCTGATATTTAGCTACGGTGTAACCAACGCAGGGAAAACCTACACAATCCAAG GGACTCCAAAAGAGCCCGGCATACTCCCTCGAGTGCTGGACGCCTCCTTCCACTACATCGGGGGCCGTCTGTATGAGGGGATGGACCGGAAGCCCTACCTCATGAATGATGCACAGTATCTGGATCTGGACCAAGTCAAGCAGGAGAGAAGTGCTAAAGCTGCCATTTTTGCTTCAGTCAAAGAT GAATGTGATCCTCTCCGGGCCGGTGGTGTTTCAGAGTCCTCGTCTTCTCCCTCCACCcatttctcttcctccccttttTCCTACGATCAGACCG TGTTTGCAAGCGACTCACCAGAAGCAGGCAGCAGCCAGTTCGCTTTATGGATTGCATTCTTTGAAATCTACAATGAGTGTGTGTACGATTTGCTTCAACCCCCTTTGTGCTCAAAGTCCAAGCGACGTGCTGTTCTTCGTGTGTGCGACGATGGTGTTGGAAATGCTTACGTTAAAG ATCTCAAGTGGATTAACATCCAGACCCTGGGAGAAGCCTCCAGACTGCTCCAGTTCGGAAACAAAAACCGAAGTGCTGCAGCCACAAAGATGAACCAGTCGTCGAGCAGAAGGCAAACTTTGTTTCGTTGTGTTGGTGCCATTTCTGTTCTCAAAACTCAACCCTGTTTTCCTTACAGCCACAGCATATTTACCATGAAGTTACTGAAGATCGATGGCAGTACGGTTGAAAGGATCTCTGA GTTTTCTTTGTGTGACCTGGCCGGCTCTGAGCGATGCAACAAAACCAAGACGTTCGgggagaggctgagggaggcGGGGAACATCAACACCTCGCTGCTCACTCTGGGGAAGTGCATCACTGCCCTCCGAAACAATCAGACTGACGG AATGAAGAGCAGCAACATTCCCTTCAGAGAGAGTAAGCTCACCAAGCTCTTTCAGGCAGTTTTCTGCGGCAAAGGAAGAGCGTCGATGATCGTCAACATCAACCAGTGTGCTTCCACCTACGATGAGACTCTCCATGTGATGAAATTCTCTGCTGTTGCCAAACAGGTTAGTCTTGAATACATAACG GACAAGCCTCTGGAGTCTCCTACTCCTTGTTTGGTCGGCCGTGACGGCAAGCCTCTGAGTAATGGGCTGATTGACAGCCAGGCCCTGGAGAGCTACCTGtctgaggaggagctgctggatgaggaagatgaggcgAACATGTCTTTGCTGCCACAGAAT GAGCTTGTGAATATGATTGAAAGCCTGCGAATCAAACTCCTGGCTGAGCGAAGAAGAAACCTGGTTCAGGAAATGGAGATTCGGAAAGAAATGGGAGATGCCATGTTACAACAGCTCATGGAGAGTGAAGAGCTCCGCAT TGGACAGatagaggagcagaaggagagcTACCAAGAAAAGCTGGAGAACACGTTTGAGATGTACAAGGACGCCATCAAAGAGCATGCCTACCAGTGTGCTATGAACAATCTGGAGGACGACTTTGTTCCTCTCGAGGAGTTCATTGCTGTACAGGAGAAAGTGGAG GCCCTGACTCGTAAAATGTCAGAGTTGGAAACCGTGACCAATATTGAACGGGGATTGTGTGCAGTACCAACAGTGGACCAGTCGAGCCAGACTCAACCATCCAAATCGACGGAAGCaagag CGGAAGATCGCGGCAAATTGCTGTACAAAGAAAAATGTGCCCTCGAGAAGATGTGCGAGGATAAACAACAG TTGATTTTGTCATTAGAGAAAAGGCTGATGGAGCTGAGTGAAACTCTTCAGAAGGTCAGAGATGGCTTCCTGGAGAAATCTGTTGCTGTGGAGGTTTTGCAGAGGAAATgtgatgatcag aCGAAATCCATGGCCGCCATCCGACAGCAGAGCGTTGAACAGGACCGGGAGATTGCCTCACTGAAAGCAGAACTTGCCACGTTCTCCCAGAACTCTCCTGTGAAGCCCAAAACCAAGCGAGGCCTGCTTGCCAACATCAAGGAAGCGGTTTCTTCTCCACGGACGGGCACACCTGGGCGACCGCAAAGGAAAATGGTCAAGACTGCACACCACTCGGCAGCATCTGGACAAAAGGAGAGGGATTAA
- the rps20 gene encoding 40S ribosomal protein S20 produces MAFKDTGKAPAETEVAIHRIRITLTSRNVKSLEKVCADLIRGAKEKSLKVKGPVRMPTKTLRITTRKTPCGEGSKTWDRFQMRIHKRLIDLHSPSEIVKQITSISIEPGVEVEVTIADA; encoded by the exons ATG GCTTTCAAGGACACTGGCAAGGCACCTGCGGAGACCGAGGTCGCCATCCACCGCATTCGCATCACCCTCACCAGCCGCAATGTTAAATCTCTGGAGAAAG TCTGCGCAGACTTGATCCGTGGTGCAAAGGAGAAGAGCCTGAAGGTGAAGGGACCTGTCCGCATGCCAACCAAG ACTCTGCGCATCACCACCAGGAAAACTCCCTGTGGTGAAGGATCCAAAACCTGGGATCGCTTCCAGATGAGGATCCACAAGCGCCTGATTGATCTGCACAGCCCATCTGAAATTGTCAAGCAGATCACCTCCATCAGCATTGAGCCGGGTGTAGAGGTTGAAGTTACCATTGCAGACGCATAA